Proteins from a single region of Thiomicrorhabdus sp. Kp2:
- the minC gene encoding septum site-determining protein MinC — protein sequence MSAIIHLQKSDFSLPVIQVLHCDIAKISDELKRYVPIETHEFFSVPCVLSIETDASEPAFLAQLVEVLRQLNFLPIGLKTEDESLFEQAHYAGLAIFNEKMNQLDLFEVALSNQSNVENLRSSSEQTPPPYTYHQNVYAGEQLYAEGCDLIVLGDVELGAEVIADGNIYIGGSLNGKAYAGNSGFMNIDEITIRAYVFEPELISIAGFYQLKEDLPEQYIGLSVKTRFVSQKFEYSLE from the coding sequence ATGTCCGCAATAATTCATCTTCAAAAGAGCGACTTTTCTTTACCAGTCATTCAAGTTTTACATTGTGATATTGCTAAGATTAGTGATGAACTAAAACGCTATGTACCAATTGAAACTCATGAGTTTTTCTCAGTTCCTTGCGTTCTTTCTATTGAAACGGATGCTTCAGAGCCAGCCTTTTTAGCCCAATTAGTGGAAGTTTTAAGACAGTTAAACTTTCTGCCAATAGGTTTAAAAACAGAGGATGAATCTTTATTTGAACAGGCTCACTATGCAGGTCTTGCGATTTTTAATGAAAAAATGAATCAATTGGATTTGTTTGAAGTTGCATTGAGTAATCAATCAAACGTTGAGAACTTGCGTTCTAGTTCTGAACAAACGCCGCCCCCCTATACTTATCACCAAAATGTTTATGCTGGTGAACAGCTGTATGCTGAAGGTTGTGATTTGATTGTACTTGGGGATGTTGAATTAGGGGCTGAAGTTATTGCGGATGGCAATATATATATTGGCGGTAGCCTAAATGGTAAGGCTTATGCAGGTAATTCTGGCTTTATGAATATTGATGAAATTACGATTAGGGCTTATGTATTTGAGCCAGAGCTGATTAGTATTGCGGGTTTTTATCAATTAAAAGAGGATTTACCAGAACAATACATTGGTCTATCCGTTAAAACACGATTTGTTTCTCAGAAATTTGAATATTCACTAGAATAA
- a CDS encoding trimeric intracellular cation channel family protein, whose translation MTLALILYYLDLLGTAVFAITGLLAARRKQLDLFGAIVIAMVTAIGGGTLRDLIIDVPVFWTQHDIYIYVVVISAMLLFFLARFRRLPIKMLLFLDALGLAVFTVIGTQKAMALGFSDPIAIMTGIMTGVVGGIIRDVLVGEVPLVFRKEIYATASFVGASIFLLMEHVSFDTDTAVIVSILITLVMRVWAIVYNIELPVFISYKPRELPQTDSFEESNQTNNKKADE comes from the coding sequence ATGACACTCGCACTTATTCTCTATTATCTTGACCTTCTGGGTACAGCCGTCTTTGCTATTACTGGGCTGTTGGCAGCACGCCGTAAACAACTGGACCTATTTGGCGCCATTGTTATTGCGATGGTTACTGCAATCGGTGGTGGCACGCTGCGAGATCTCATTATTGATGTTCCTGTTTTTTGGACGCAGCATGATATTTATATTTATGTGGTGGTGATATCCGCCATGCTGTTGTTCTTTTTGGCTCGTTTTCGCCGTTTACCCATTAAAATGTTGCTGTTTTTAGATGCTTTAGGTTTGGCGGTTTTTACCGTTATTGGTACCCAAAAGGCGATGGCTCTAGGTTTTTCTGACCCGATTGCAATTATGACGGGAATTATGACGGGTGTCGTTGGCGGAATAATTCGTGATGTTTTGGTTGGCGAAGTGCCGCTGGTGTTTCGTAAAGAGATTTATGCCACAGCCTCGTTTGTGGGTGCGAGTATATTTTTACTGATGGAGCATGTTTCTTTTGATACGGATACCGCTGTGATCGTGTCAATTTTAATTACTTTGGTAATGAGGGTATGGGCTATTGTTTATAATATAGAACTCCCTGTTTTTATCTCTTATAAACCCAGAGAATTGCCTCAAACGGATTCCTTTGAAGAATCTAATCAAACAAACAATAAGAAAGCGGATGAGTAA
- a CDS encoding choice-of-anchor F family protein, whose product MNLNKQFKLSGLSVALLCASLTANAGQIIGVAPGTAYTSQDGPVAFGIGGLNLDNVTPLIVDVETGEEVAKSFDSDTGVYSQMVVGDTFKSLINDGAGNTTGSLHGKDWPVGEPHGIKVVNSAGPLDLQNGSGKPASCILSTSFFTNGDDPKNYDEEGNYTGTDPQDEGWLDTADEANVNPTYCDSPFQTHKRFKVDALTPTAEDMAGTEAKPIDFVFNVDANEGAEVAVREYMVLQKLNNYSDRRYSGIKVEVGFGIGASFTNANGVGDVKLSYTAGDADQYVFAEDDRATFSAGLFGKEDDKHPNGFFDLTRAGYVIDVDENGTIIQSSAAMNSNYVNIFGNWLPSKWEPTGVFYDDDNNPLTDAALVAYWGPSPTDETVAWRKGIADGFAVITEQEVQDIANEVAKDVTLYSVGGIEDLLNLGLTYLVEVGDPTTFPEAANNTFTLRMTPIVSTDEGDDVVPSWIATPATFPSIDTGTDTGTATTSSGGSASFMSQSGLILMILAFLGLGGWIVRNKMSK is encoded by the coding sequence ATGAACCTAAACAAACAGTTTAAATTAAGTGGTTTAAGTGTAGCTTTATTGTGTGCAAGTTTAACCGCTAACGCTGGGCAGATTATAGGTGTTGCACCTGGTACGGCTTATACTTCACAAGATGGTCCAGTTGCTTTTGGTATTGGTGGTTTAAATTTAGATAACGTTACCCCTTTGATTGTTGATGTAGAGACAGGTGAAGAAGTTGCTAAAAGTTTTGATTCTGATACAGGCGTTTACAGTCAAATGGTTGTGGGAGATACTTTCAAAAGTCTTATTAATGATGGCGCTGGAAATACAACGGGTTCATTACATGGTAAAGATTGGCCTGTTGGTGAGCCTCATGGAATTAAGGTGGTAAATAGTGCTGGCCCATTAGATCTTCAAAATGGTAGTGGAAAACCTGCAAGCTGTATTTTAAGCACTTCTTTTTTCACAAATGGTGATGATCCAAAAAATTATGATGAGGAAGGAAACTACACTGGAACAGATCCTCAAGATGAGGGTTGGTTAGATACTGCTGATGAAGCGAATGTTAATCCTACTTACTGTGATAGCCCTTTCCAGACACATAAACGTTTTAAGGTTGATGCTCTAACACCAACAGCAGAAGATATGGCTGGTACAGAAGCCAAACCAATTGATTTTGTCTTCAATGTCGATGCTAATGAAGGTGCTGAGGTTGCTGTTCGTGAATATATGGTTTTACAAAAGCTTAATAACTACAGTGATAGACGTTACTCTGGTATTAAGGTAGAAGTTGGTTTTGGAATTGGTGCAAGCTTTACAAACGCCAATGGAGTTGGTGACGTTAAATTATCCTACACCGCGGGTGATGCGGATCAGTACGTTTTTGCTGAAGACGATAGAGCAACTTTCTCTGCTGGATTATTTGGAAAGGAAGATGATAAACACCCAAATGGTTTTTTTGATTTGACTAGAGCAGGTTATGTTATTGATGTTGACGAAAATGGAACCATTATTCAATCCTCAGCGGCAATGAACAGTAATTATGTGAATATCTTTGGTAATTGGTTACCAAGTAAGTGGGAGCCAACGGGTGTCTTTTATGATGATGACAATAATCCGTTAACGGATGCGGCTTTAGTGGCTTATTGGGGACCTTCACCAACGGATGAGACTGTTGCGTGGCGTAAAGGTATTGCAGATGGTTTTGCGGTTATCACTGAACAAGAAGTTCAAGATATTGCTAATGAAGTTGCAAAAGATGTGACGTTATATTCAGTAGGTGGTATTGAGGATTTATTAAACCTAGGTTTAACTTACCTTGTTGAAGTGGGAGATCCAACAACTTTCCCTGAAGCAGCTAACAATACATTTACATTGCGTATGACACCGATTGTCTCAACTGATGAGGGTGATGATGTAGTACCTTCTTGGATTGCAACACCTGCTACATTTCCAAGTATTGACACTGGTACCGATACTGGTACAGCTACAACGTCATCTGGTGGTTCAGCAAGCTTTATGAGTCAGTCAGGGCTTATCCTAATGATTCTTGCTTTCTTAGGGCTTGGTGGTTGGATTGTTAGAAACAAAATGTCTAAATAA
- the mfd gene encoding transcription-repair coupling factor: MKKLASLLQTDQITTKGNRSYWAPLNQSESALAIANHAKNLPGLVVVLTENSQIANQLQDSLTFLVNESTDILTFPEWETLPYDQFSPHQDIVSERLKTLYKLPSTQHGILIVPIATVMQKVVPHDYIQQFTFLLKTGDTIDVESFSQQLESASYQRVGQVYEHGEFAVRGAIIDLFPMGSRTPFRIDLFDDEVETIRSFDPETQRSIEQIDKIELLPAKEFNFTKQGIDLFRNNFKEYFGDDSRESQIYKSVSQAQMVGGLEYYLPLFHNSLASLFDYLPKNSLFFDFGKLDETLDHILMDYSERYEIGQHNPDFPLLKPTEILLEPNSFLTQLKPYHRITLETVCSKKTTTTFNTLSLPDLSVQAQSEYPLAKLIAFLDRYKQKVIYSAETTGRRETLLTLLAKYQQRPAIVENWNQALESNSQYCIVVSPLETSIHTEEFSVISETQIFGQTVVQKRRRKRKHNDFDTAVSNLIELDLGSPIVHIDHGVGRYLGLETLEIQGEKKEFLMIEYAGDAKLYVPVSSLHLISRYTGATPETAPLHKLGSDKWEKAKRKAAEKVRDVAAELLDVYAQRAARPGYAFQTPDEAYQRFASSFPFEETPDQQQAIEAVMDDMHSPLPMDRLVCGDVGFGKTEVAMRAAFVAAYDGKQVAMLVPTTLLAHQHLENFRTRFSDWPVRIEVLSRFQTPKQQKQTLEDLKEGKVDIIIGTHKLIQKSVDYQNLGLIIIDEEHRFGVRQKEQLKKMRTEVDVLTMTATPIPRTLNMAMNDLRDLSIIATAPAKRLAVQTFVQEWNDDVVREASLREIRRGGQVYILYNQVDRIEQMVEHIEALIPEAKVTYAHGQMHERELESVMENFYHRRYNILVCTTIIETGIDIPTANTILIHRADKFGLAQLHQLRGRVGRSHHKAYAYMFTAGKAMLTKDAEKRLTAIAKHDTLGAGFMLASHDLEIRGAGELLGDGQSGQIQEIGFGLYSELLERAVKSLKSGKQPELNTSLHSGSEVDLGVTALIPEDYLPDVHTRLVFYKRIASAESKADLRELEVEMIDRFGLLPESVKQLFAVTKVKLLIEPIGITKLDAGESMIRIQFNNEPNIDPMKLIKLIQSQPKQFQLKGQTELSFLDTMPDIEQRISAIELIVRSIAIEN, translated from the coding sequence ATGAAAAAACTCGCATCGCTTCTCCAAACTGATCAAATTACCACTAAGGGAAACCGCTCTTACTGGGCACCTCTTAACCAATCCGAGAGTGCATTAGCGATTGCCAATCATGCAAAAAACTTACCAGGCCTGGTTGTTGTTTTAACCGAAAACTCCCAAATAGCGAATCAACTACAAGATTCATTAACTTTCTTAGTTAATGAATCCACAGATATTTTGACGTTTCCAGAATGGGAAACTTTGCCCTATGACCAGTTTTCACCCCATCAAGATATTGTCTCAGAACGTTTAAAAACGCTGTATAAATTGCCTAGCACCCAACATGGCATATTAATCGTGCCAATTGCCACCGTTATGCAAAAGGTCGTGCCGCATGACTACATTCAACAGTTCACCTTTTTGCTTAAAACGGGAGATACCATTGATGTTGAATCCTTTAGTCAACAATTAGAATCTGCCAGTTATCAACGAGTTGGCCAGGTTTACGAACATGGCGAGTTTGCAGTGCGTGGTGCCATTATTGATCTATTCCCAATGGGAAGTAGAACCCCTTTTAGAATTGACCTATTTGATGATGAAGTTGAGACGATTCGAAGCTTTGACCCAGAAACACAACGATCAATTGAGCAGATTGATAAGATTGAACTCCTGCCTGCAAAAGAGTTTAACTTTACCAAGCAAGGTATTGATCTATTTAGGAATAACTTCAAAGAGTACTTTGGCGATGATTCACGAGAATCGCAGATTTATAAAAGCGTTTCTCAAGCTCAAATGGTGGGTGGTTTAGAATATTACCTCCCCCTTTTTCATAACTCTTTAGCCAGTTTATTTGATTATTTGCCCAAAAACAGTCTATTTTTTGACTTTGGCAAATTGGATGAAACGCTTGACCATATTCTTATGGATTACAGTGAACGTTATGAAATTGGTCAACATAACCCAGATTTTCCCCTATTAAAACCAACCGAGATATTACTTGAACCGAATTCTTTTTTAACGCAATTAAAGCCCTATCATAGAATCACTCTTGAAACGGTTTGCTCAAAAAAAACCACAACCACATTTAATACATTAAGCCTTCCAGACCTTAGCGTACAAGCTCAAAGTGAGTACCCGCTTGCTAAGCTAATCGCATTCTTAGACCGTTACAAACAGAAAGTCATCTATAGTGCGGAAACCACAGGGCGCAGAGAAACGCTTTTGACCTTACTAGCCAAATACCAACAGCGCCCAGCTATCGTTGAGAATTGGAACCAAGCATTAGAGTCTAATAGCCAATATTGTATTGTTGTCAGCCCGCTTGAGACGTCGATTCATACTGAAGAGTTCAGCGTTATTTCAGAAACCCAAATCTTTGGGCAAACGGTGGTTCAAAAGCGTCGTCGTAAACGTAAACACAATGATTTTGATACCGCAGTCAGTAACCTTATTGAGCTTGATCTAGGTAGCCCTATTGTTCACATAGATCACGGTGTGGGGCGTTATTTAGGCTTAGAGACCTTAGAAATTCAAGGTGAAAAGAAAGAGTTCTTAATGATTGAGTATGCGGGTGATGCAAAACTTTATGTACCAGTTTCCTCTCTGCATTTAATCAGTCGCTATACAGGCGCAACACCAGAAACCGCCCCACTGCATAAATTAGGCAGTGATAAATGGGAAAAGGCTAAGCGTAAGGCGGCTGAAAAAGTACGTGATGTCGCGGCTGAACTATTAGATGTTTACGCCCAACGAGCGGCCAGGCCTGGTTATGCTTTTCAAACTCCTGATGAGGCCTATCAACGTTTTGCTTCTAGCTTCCCATTTGAAGAAACACCCGATCAACAGCAAGCCATTGAAGCCGTTATGGATGACATGCACTCACCACTTCCCATGGATCGTCTAGTCTGTGGTGATGTCGGTTTTGGTAAAACAGAAGTCGCTATGCGCGCTGCTTTTGTTGCCGCCTATGATGGAAAACAGGTAGCTATGTTGGTACCAACCACCTTGCTGGCTCATCAACATCTAGAGAACTTCAGAACTCGCTTTTCAGATTGGCCTGTTCGTATTGAGGTCTTATCGCGTTTTCAGACGCCGAAACAACAAAAACAGACCTTGGAAGATTTAAAAGAGGGCAAGGTCGATATCATCATTGGTACGCACAAGTTAATTCAAAAAAGCGTGGATTACCAAAACCTTGGGTTAATTATTATTGATGAAGAGCACCGCTTTGGGGTTCGCCAAAAAGAGCAACTTAAAAAAATGCGAACCGAAGTAGACGTGTTGACCATGACCGCCACCCCTATTCCACGTACCTTAAATATGGCCATGAATGATTTAAGGGATTTGTCTATTATTGCTACAGCACCCGCCAAACGTCTCGCTGTACAAACCTTTGTGCAAGAGTGGAATGACGATGTGGTGAGAGAAGCCTCATTGCGTGAAATTAGACGTGGTGGCCAGGTTTACATTCTTTATAACCAAGTTGACCGCATTGAGCAGATGGTTGAACATATTGAAGCACTTATTCCTGAGGCTAAAGTGACCTATGCTCATGGCCAAATGCATGAACGCGAACTGGAATCCGTTATGGAAAACTTCTACCATCGTCGTTACAACATCTTGGTTTGTACCACTATCATTGAAACGGGGATTGATATTCCAACCGCCAATACCATTTTAATTCATCGTGCCGATAAGTTCGGTTTAGCGCAATTACATCAGCTTCGTGGTCGTGTCGGTCGATCCCACCATAAAGCTTACGCTTATATGTTTACTGCGGGTAAAGCGATGCTCACCAAAGACGCTGAGAAACGGCTAACAGCCATTGCTAAGCACGATACCTTAGGTGCAGGTTTTATGCTAGCCAGCCACGATTTAGAAATTCGTGGTGCAGGTGAGTTATTGGGTGATGGTCAATCTGGTCAAATTCAAGAGATTGGTTTTGGCCTTTATAGTGAACTATTGGAACGAGCGGTAAAATCCCTTAAATCAGGTAAACAACCCGAATTAAATACGTCTTTACATAGTGGTAGCGAGGTTGACTTAGGTGTTACTGCGTTAATCCCGGAAGACTATCTACCAGATGTACACACTCGATTGGTTTTTTACAAACGTATAGCCAGCGCCGAATCAAAAGCCGATTTAAGAGAGCTCGAAGTCGAGATGATTGACCGTTTTGGCCTTTTACCTGAATCGGTTAAACAACTTTTTGCAGTCACTAAAGTTAAATTACTGATTGAACCCATTGGCATTACTAAGTTGGATGCGGGCGAATCAATGATACGCATACAGTTTAATAACGAACCTAACATTGACCCAATGAAACTGATTAAACTAATCCAATCACAACCCAAGCAATTCCAACTAAAAGGACAGACTGAACTCTCCTTTTTAGATACAATGCCTGATATTGAACAAAGAATATCCGCAATTGAGCTGATAGTTCGCAGCATCGCTATAGAAAATTGA
- a CDS encoding CsiV family protein — protein sequence MTKKPNFMQLLFIKSQVMVFLFVAFFASFTTQAQAKADNYTIEVIVFESLALKGWTEEYWPEEFERPNIEGSTSVFSRGQKPLWINDTNNALNGAVNQLNKRGYRVLFHQAWSQIAYANKKAPTVLIEDDKKSGADMLGTVRLYKTRYAHVDFDLEFERRIPDKIMTEFLQNQKITTTETPASWRFHLKESRKIKPGELHYIDHPLFGVLVKIQKNEE from the coding sequence ATGACTAAAAAACCTAATTTTATGCAGTTACTTTTTATCAAAAGCCAGGTTATGGTTTTTCTCTTTGTGGCTTTTTTTGCCTCATTCACCACACAAGCACAGGCAAAAGCAGACAACTATACGATTGAAGTCATTGTGTTTGAAAGTCTTGCCTTAAAAGGTTGGACAGAAGAATATTGGCCAGAAGAGTTTGAACGCCCTAATATTGAAGGGAGCACCTCTGTTTTTAGCCGTGGCCAAAAACCCTTGTGGATTAACGATACGAATAACGCGTTAAATGGCGCCGTTAACCAACTGAACAAAAGAGGCTATCGAGTTTTATTTCACCAGGCCTGGTCACAAATTGCTTATGCCAATAAAAAAGCTCCTACCGTTTTAATCGAAGATGACAAAAAGTCTGGGGCGGACATGTTAGGAACCGTGAGACTTTATAAAACACGCTATGCTCATGTTGATTTTGACTTAGAGTTTGAAAGACGAATTCCAGATAAAATAATGACGGAATTTTTACAGAATCAAAAAATCACCACAACTGAAACACCAGCGAGCTGGCGTTTTCACCTTAAAGAATCACGAAAAATTAAACCTGGTGAGTTGCACTATATTGATCACCCACTGTTTGGTGTCCTGGTTAAAATTCAAAAAAATGAAGAATAA
- a CDS encoding MMPL family transporter, which translates to MGNWAFSWVQMMAHNKTKLLLVWGVLSLLILSGITFLDFMPIHNDLLLLITSLLVMGLVVGYLLESVKVGFLQLGLSLYIVLVTFGALGWLGSQLTNESILGLVVLITLLSSNLVHILSTLLREMARGLFQYDAVAEALKLNSTPIFLSNLTTALGFVFAAWFDSSYLALAWLVVIGVTFSYLMTLSWLPMILLNWMLEFRVGNPTDRHGLTFIANWLQKNRKARAVIIVFGVLIGLGLIWVNWRVLSEIEQIFWLLWVFVGLFWLFWKSLSLALLNVLVNFFSLLASVSLFILLMGEMHWAILLWMIPLGLIVDDGIHFFSRYVRAKQYLFSDSQSAVIFAMASVGRPIWITSWVLFTGIASLLFSQNDTVFQASLLTLVSLVLATFMMLTVLPALLMSGNKKYLKNK; encoded by the coding sequence GTGGGAAATTGGGCTTTTTCTTGGGTACAGATGATGGCTCACAACAAAACCAAGCTGTTGTTAGTATGGGGAGTATTAAGTCTTCTTATTTTATCAGGTATCACTTTTCTAGATTTTATGCCTATTCATAATGATCTGTTGTTATTGATTACTAGCCTTTTGGTTATGGGGTTGGTGGTTGGTTATTTGCTTGAATCGGTAAAGGTTGGTTTTTTACAGTTAGGGCTGAGTTTATATATTGTTTTAGTGACCTTTGGTGCTTTGGGTTGGTTAGGTTCTCAGTTAACGAACGAATCGATTTTAGGGTTAGTGGTGTTAATAACTTTATTGAGCAGTAATTTGGTTCATATATTAAGCACCTTGCTTAGAGAAATGGCCAGAGGGCTGTTTCAGTATGATGCGGTTGCTGAAGCTTTAAAGTTAAATTCAACCCCAATTTTTCTTTCAAACCTAACAACCGCTTTAGGCTTTGTTTTTGCCGCCTGGTTTGACAGCAGTTATTTAGCTCTAGCTTGGTTGGTGGTTATCGGTGTGACGTTCAGTTATTTAATGACTTTAAGTTGGTTGCCGATGATTCTTCTCAATTGGATGTTAGAGTTTAGGGTTGGCAATCCTACCGATAGGCATGGTTTAACTTTTATTGCGAATTGGTTACAAAAAAACCGTAAGGCAAGGGCTGTAATCATTGTTTTTGGGGTTCTAATTGGTCTCGGTTTAATTTGGGTTAACTGGCGAGTTTTAAGTGAAATTGAGCAAATTTTTTGGTTGCTATGGGTTTTTGTTGGACTGTTTTGGTTGTTCTGGAAAAGTCTTTCTTTGGCCTTACTGAATGTTCTCGTTAATTTTTTTTCTTTATTAGCCTCGGTGTCTCTATTTATTTTATTGATGGGTGAAATGCATTGGGCAATCTTGCTTTGGATGATTCCTCTTGGTTTGATTGTGGATGATGGAATTCATTTCTTTTCAAGATATGTACGAGCAAAACAATACCTTTTTTCAGATTCTCAGTCAGCCGTCATTTTTGCGATGGCAAGTGTAGGACGTCCAATTTGGATTACTTCATGGGTGCTTTTTACTGGAATAGCGAGCTTGTTATTCAGCCAAAACGATACCGTTTTTCAAGCAAGTTTATTGACCTTGGTCTCGCTTGTTTTGGCTACATTTATGATGTTGACGGTCTTACCAGCATTATTGATGTCTGGTAATAAAAAATATCTAAAAAATAAATAG
- a CDS encoding NAD(P)/FAD-dependent oxidoreductase, which translates to MATVVVVGSSTGGLPMSYDIRKHLDKGHTVKVVSAIDEFNFVPSNPWVAVGWRKPEDISFKLEPYLTRKGIEFYHQTCTGLDAENNNITLDDGTVMEYDYLILATGPALAFEEVEGFGPKSHGGNTVSVCTTPHAVEAYEEWEEFCKDPGPIIIGAVQGASCFGPAYEFAMIMETDLRKRKIRSQVPMTFVTAEPYIGHLGLGGVGDSKGLMESEMRNRHIDWICNAKTTKIADGIMYVDEHNNQGEVINKHELPFKYAMMLPAFKGSKFLQELVDSDPEKMGGPLVNPRGFVKVDKFSRNPTYHNIYSLGVGIAIPPVDTKCPVPCGTPKTGLMIESMVTAICHNIEANLEGKEPIEEPTWNTVCLADMGDSGAAFVALPQIPPRNLTWAKKGKWVHLAKIAFEKYFIRNMKSGNSEPIYQKYIMKMLGINRLKSDK; encoded by the coding sequence ATGGCAACAGTTGTTGTAGTTGGTTCCAGTACAGGCGGTTTACCAATGTCTTACGATATTCGTAAGCATTTAGATAAAGGTCACACTGTAAAAGTCGTTAGCGCGATTGATGAGTTTAATTTTGTTCCATCAAACCCTTGGGTTGCAGTGGGCTGGAGAAAACCAGAAGATATCTCTTTCAAGTTAGAACCATATCTAACGCGTAAAGGTATTGAATTTTATCACCAAACTTGTACTGGTTTAGATGCTGAAAACAACAATATCACGCTAGATGATGGAACAGTGATGGAATATGACTATCTAATTCTAGCGACTGGCCCAGCACTTGCATTTGAAGAAGTTGAAGGTTTTGGACCTAAGAGTCATGGTGGTAACACGGTTTCTGTTTGTACAACTCCTCACGCTGTTGAAGCGTATGAAGAGTGGGAAGAGTTTTGTAAAGATCCAGGTCCAATCATTATTGGTGCCGTTCAGGGTGCGTCATGTTTCGGTCCAGCTTATGAATTTGCCATGATTATGGAAACGGATTTACGTAAGCGTAAGATTCGTAGCCAAGTACCTATGACGTTTGTAACGGCTGAACCTTATATTGGACATTTAGGTTTAGGTGGTGTTGGTGATTCTAAAGGTTTAATGGAATCAGAGATGCGTAACCGCCATATTGACTGGATTTGTAATGCAAAAACAACCAAGATTGCTGATGGCATTATGTATGTTGATGAGCATAATAATCAGGGTGAAGTAATCAATAAGCATGAACTGCCATTTAAATATGCCATGATGCTTCCTGCTTTTAAAGGTTCTAAGTTCCTTCAAGAGTTAGTTGATTCAGATCCTGAAAAAATGGGTGGCCCTCTAGTGAACCCTCGTGGCTTTGTTAAGGTAGATAAATTTAGCCGTAACCCAACTTATCATAATATTTACTCTTTAGGTGTGGGGATTGCGATTCCACCTGTGGATACAAAGTGTCCAGTACCTTGTGGTACACCTAAAACAGGTTTAATGATTGAGTCGATGGTTACGGCGATTTGCCATAACATTGAAGCGAATTTAGAAGGTAAAGAACCTATTGAAGAGCCAACATGGAATACCGTTTGTCTTGCCGATATGGGTGATTCAGGTGCCGCGTTTGTTGCTCTACCGCAAATTCCACCACGTAACTTAACATGGGCTAAAAAAGGTAAGTGGGTTCACTTAGCTAAAATTGCCTTTGAAAAATACTTTATCCGTAATATGAAGTCTGGTAATTCTGAACCAATCTATCAGAAATACATTATGAAAATGTTAGGAATTAACCGTCTAAAATCAGACAAATAA
- a CDS encoding lipoprotein-releasing ABC transporter permease subunit — MFKLPYELLLGLRYTRAKRRNGFISFISLSSMIGIALGVTALITVLSIMNGFQEELRDRILGMTAHITINEKNNRLDDWESLYNQLINQPHIEGAAPNIMEQGMLTIGNKVNGVAVRGILPQFEGQVADIGSKMMFGSLNDLQPKKYNIILGTELAASLNVSLGDKVTLIAPQGSVSPVGVVPRIKRFTVVGLFEAGMHEYDSGLAIINIEDAQTVFKYGDSVGALQLKLDDMFNVGEVKDKLGSVVDKVMYMRDWRQQHSNFFKAIEMEKRMMFIVLTLIIMVAAFNIVSTMVMVVTDKQSDIAVLRTIGATPMSIQVVFIVQGLVIGALGVILGLAGGLSLALNIDVIVPFIENLLGFQFFPPDVYYISSVPSKLVWSDVWYITGLAFLLTLLATLYPARKASKVNPAEALRYE; from the coding sequence ATGTTTAAACTCCCATATGAGCTGTTATTAGGTCTTCGTTATACCCGTGCAAAACGTCGTAATGGATTCATCTCTTTCATTTCGCTATCTTCCATGATTGGTATTGCCTTAGGGGTAACGGCTTTGATTACCGTTTTATCAATTATGAATGGTTTTCAAGAAGAGTTACGAGATCGCATCTTAGGTATGACGGCACATATCACCATTAATGAAAAAAATAACAGACTTGACGATTGGGAGTCGCTATATAACCAATTAATTAACCAGCCACATATTGAGGGTGCTGCGCCTAATATTATGGAGCAGGGAATGCTAACCATTGGTAATAAGGTTAATGGAGTTGCTGTTAGGGGGATTCTCCCTCAGTTTGAAGGTCAGGTTGCGGATATCGGTTCTAAGATGATGTTTGGTTCTCTTAATGATTTACAGCCTAAAAAATACAATATTATTTTAGGTACAGAGTTGGCCGCCAGCTTAAACGTTTCCTTAGGAGATAAGGTCACTTTAATTGCCCCACAGGGAAGTGTTTCGCCCGTTGGTGTGGTGCCTAGAATTAAACGTTTTACGGTTGTAGGATTGTTTGAAGCGGGTATGCATGAATATGATAGTGGTTTGGCCATTATCAATATAGAAGATGCGCAAACAGTCTTTAAATATGGTGATTCGGTTGGTGCGCTTCAGCTCAAGCTCGATGATATGTTTAATGTGGGTGAAGTAAAAGATAAATTAGGCTCGGTGGTTGATAAAGTCATGTATATGCGCGACTGGCGTCAACAGCATTCTAATTTTTTCAAAGCCATTGAGATGGAAAAACGCATGATGTTTATCGTCTTGACGCTGATTATCATGGTCGCCGCATTTAATATTGTTTCGACTATGGTGATGGTTGTAACAGATAAGCAAAGTGATATCGCGGTATTGAGAACCATTGGTGCAACCCCAATGAGTATTCAAGTTGTCTTTATTGTTCAAGGTCTGGTTATTGGTGCCTTAGGCGTTATTTTAGGTTTGGCAGGTGGTTTGAGTCTGGCTTTAAATATTGATGTTATTGTGCCGTTTATTGAAAACCTACTTGGGTTCCAGTTCTTTCCACCAGATGTGTACTATATTAGTTCAGTGCCCTCAAAACTGGTTTGGTCGGATGTATGGTACATCACAGGACTGGCCTTTTTATTGACCTTGTTGGCGACACTTTACCCTGCAAGAAAAGCATCAAAAGTGAATCCTGCGGAGGCTTTACGCTATGAGTAA